A single Glycine soja cultivar W05 chromosome 14, ASM419377v2, whole genome shotgun sequence DNA region contains:
- the LOC114383357 gene encoding blue copper protein-like encodes MEQGRRRRSSFGPMSSTIPCLLLLLFCLSGSAEAYKNYTVGDSLGWFDNTEKSNVNYQKWADSKEFSLGDFLIFNTDTNHSVVQTYNFTTYKECDYDDAQDKDTTQWSAADPSNTQTHPVTVSVPLVKEGMTYFFSGDYDGDQCKSGQHFKINVTYGQGLPKSLKSPEDAPSPASPVAGDDESAPDTIVPSNFSHPKEESDDDKASDSDKQKSSSSISISMYAQLHIVLLGILLFLF; translated from the exons ATGGAacagggaagaagaagaagaagctcttTTGGTCCTATGTCCTCAACTATTCCTTGTCTTCTCCTCCTTTTGTTCTGTCTCTCAGGATCTGCTGAGGCCTACAAGAATTACACAGTTGGCGACTCTTTAGGATGGTTTGACAATACTGAGAAATCCAATGTCAATTACCAGAAGTGGGCTGACAGTAAAGAATTCAGCTTAGGAGATTTCCTCA TTTTCAACACGGATACTAACCACTCAGTGGTTCAAACATACAATTTCACCACATATAAAGAATGTGACTATGACGATGCACAAGATAAGGACACAACCCAATGGTCAGCAGCTGATCCATCCAACACCCAAACACATCCTGTGACAGTGTCAGTTCCTTTGGTGAAGGAAGGGATGACATACTTCTTCTCAGGTGATTATGATGGTGACCAATGCAAGAGTGGACAACACTTCAAAATAAATGTGACTTATGGACAAGGGTTGCCAAAGAGTCTTAAATCCCCAGAAGATGCACCATCTCCTGCTAGTCCTGTTGCTGGAGATGATGAATCAGCACCAGACACTATTGTTCCTTCTAATTTCAGTCACCCcaaagaagaaagtgatgatgACAAAGCTAGTGATAGTGACAAACAGAAATCATCTAGTTCTATTTCAATCTCAATGTATGCACAACTTCACATTGTCTTACTAGGGATACTACTTTTCTTGTTTTAA
- the LOC114385231 gene encoding RING-H2 finger protein ATL39-like encodes MGLSESLNLHDENSKAAAGVSAAMSLILGGIFVFIVCYYVCIRLRSQTHRDVPAAAAVAAVSDQETVEKCPVFVYSTVKKENVAAEECAVCLGEFEDCDVVKMLPKCEHIFHQHCIDTWLPSHMNCPICRQKVTFDNNVSREEQEEEVLGTESEVAGTTAEPETVVGPEEDVGQQHSESEVLA; translated from the coding sequence ATGGGGCTTAGCGAGTCTCTGAACCTACATGATGAAAACTCGAAGGCGGCAGCGGGTGTGAGTGCGGCGATGTCTTTGATCTTAGGTGGGATTTTTGTGTTTATAGTGTGTTATTATGTCTGCATTCGTCTTCGCTCCCAAACCCACAGAGACGTGCCTGCCGCCGCCGCCGTCGCCGCCGTCAGTGACCAAGAAACGGTCGAGAAGTGTCCCGTATTCGTTTACTCGACGGTGAAGAAGGAGAATGTGGCGGCGGAGGAGTGCGCCGTGTGCTTAGGCGAGTTTGAAGACTGTGACGTGGTAAAGATGCTACCAAAATGTGAACATATTTTCCACCAGCATTGTATTGATACGTGGTTACCCTCACACATGAACTGTCCCATTTGTCGCCAGAAGGTTACGTTTGATAATAATGTGTCAAgggaagaacaagaagaagaagtacTAGGTACAGAGTCCGAGGTGGCAGGGACAACAGCGGAACCTGAAACTGTTGTGGGACCCGAGGAGGACGTTGGACAACAGCACTCTGAGTCTGAGGTTCTTGCTTGA
- the LOC114383254 gene encoding G2/mitotic-specific cyclin S13-7-like, with protein MASRLEQQQQPTNVGGENKQKNMGGEGRNRRVLQDIGNLVGKQGHGNGINVSKPVTRNFRAQLLANAQAATEKNKKSSTEVNNGAVVATDGVGVGNFVPARKVGAAKKPKEEPEVIVISSDDESDEKQAVKGKKAREKSAMKNAKAFSSVLSARSKAACGLPRDFVMNIDATDMDNELAAAEYIDDIYKFYKETEEDGCVHDYMGSQPDINAKMRSILVDWLIEVHRKFELMPETLYLTLNIVDRFLSVKAVPRRELQLVGISSMLIASKYEEIWAPEVNDFVCISDNAYVSEQVLMMEKTILRKLEWYLTVPTPYHFLVRYTKASTPSDKEMENMVFFLAELGLMHYPTVILYRPSLIAASAVFAARCTLGRSPFWTNTLMHYTGYSEEQLRDCAKIMANLHAAAPGSKLRAVYKKFSNSDLSAVALLSPAKDLSALS; from the exons ATGGCTTCCAGATTggaacaacagcaacaacccacCAAtg TTGGTGGTGAGAATAAGCAGAAAAACATGGGCGGTGAAGGAAGAAACAGAAGGGTGCTGCAAGATATTGGGAATCTCGTGGGTAAACAAGGCCATGGAAATGGAATTAACGTGTCTAAACCTGTCAcaag GAACTTTCGTGCTCAACTATTGGCCAATGCACAAGCCGCAACAGAAAAGAATAAG AAATCAAGCACTGAAGTGAACAACGGAGCAGTGGTGGCAACTGATGGGGTTGGTGTTGGGAATTTTGTTCCTGCTAGAAAGGTGGGAGCAGCTAAGAAGCCTAAAGAAGAACCTGAAGTGATTGTGATTAGCTCTGATGATGAATCAGACGAAAAGCAAGCTGTGAAGGGAAAAAAGGCAAGGGAAAAATCTGCCATGAAGAATGCCAAGGCCTTCAGTTCTGTTCTCTCTGCTAGAAGCAAG GCTGCTTGCGGACTTCCAAGggattttgtgatgaacattgATGCAACTGACATGGACAATGAATTGGCAGCAGCCGAGTACATCGATGATATCTACAAATTTTACAAAGAGACTGAA GAAGATGGTTGTGTGCATGACTACATGGGTTCGCAGCCAGATATTAATGCCAAGATGAGGTCAATCCTTGTGGACTGGTTGATAGAAGTGCATAGGAAGTTTGAGCTCATGCCAGAAACTCTTTATTTGACCTTGAACATTGTCGATCGGTTCCTGTCTGTGAAGGCTGTGCCTAGAAGGGAGCTTCAGCTGGTTGGCATCAGCTCAATGCTGATAGCCTCAAAATATGAAGAGATATGGGCACCAGAG GTTAATGACTTTGTGTGCATATCAGACAATGCTTATGTTAGTGAACAAGTGTTGATGATGGAGAAAACAATCCTTAGGAAGCTTGAATGGTACTTAACAGTTCCAACACCCTATCACTTCTTGGTTAGGTATACCAAAGCCTCCACTCCGTCTGACAAAGAG ATGGAGAACATGGTGTTTTTCCTTGCTGAACTTGGATTGATGCATTATCCTACTGTAATCTTGTACCGTCCTTCTCTGATTGCTGCTTCTGCTGTGTTTGCGGCTCGATGTACCCTTGGAAGGAGCCCTTTCTGGACAAACACTTTGATGCACTACACAGGCTACTCTGAGGAGCAACTAAG GGATTGCGCCAAAATCATGGCCAACCTTCATGCTGCTGCACCAGGAAGTAAGCTTAGGGCAGTTTACAAGAAATTCTCTAACTCGGATCTTTCTGCTGTTGCTCTTCTTTCTCCAGCAAAGGACTTGTCAGCACTGTCTTGA